In a single window of the Gossypium hirsutum isolate 1008001.06 chromosome D02, Gossypium_hirsutum_v2.1, whole genome shotgun sequence genome:
- the LOC107910376 gene encoding uncharacterized protein has product MKPQSLCIFFLLHFFALLCTAASEHEAPGTGGTIVFTTLGRSNYAWDIYTLPTSDPPSPSNELRVTDGESVNFNGHFPSTSPSSVLSLLHNRSLIRTPGPQAPPPLQLVYVTERNGMPNIYYDALYYGAPGSTRSRSALEVPVRLQAPLLGLEESKNRVSMKDRPSLSGENLIYVSTHEDPGEPRTSWAAVYSTHLGTGLTRRLTPSGIADFSPAVSPSGVWTAVASYGKEGWGGEVEELSTDIYVFLTRDGTHRVKVVEHGGWPCWVDDSTLYFHRRSEDQWISVYKATFPKDKPVSTELVTIQRVTPPGLHAFTPATSPGNHKFVAVATRRPNSSFRHIELFDTVKNEFTELTRHVSPTTHHLNPFISPDSARVGYHKCRGESNGAKATQLLLENVKSPVPNLSLFRMYGSFPSFSPAGDRIAYVDFPGVYVVNRDGSNLRQVFHLNAFGSAWDPVRKGIVYTSAGPEFSSVSTEVDIVSINVDDVEQSNYRRLTIDGKNNAFPSPSPDGKRIVFRSGRSGHKNLYIMDAIEGETSWIERLTDGPWTDTMCNWSPDGDWIAFSSDRHDPGSGSFELYMIHPNGTGLRRLLRSGSSGRVNHPSFRPDGKLLVFTTDYGGISAEPISNPHHYQPYGEIFTMKLDGSDLKRLTHNSYEDGTPTWAPLYINPVDVEWPRKGECAFEDCHWLNEMPGRGIKLVGPWGLAKPQCGVF; this is encoded by the coding sequence ATGAAACCCCAATCCCTTTGCATCTTTTTTCTTCTCCATTTCTTCGCTTTGCTATGCACGGCGGCGTCGGAGCATGAAGCTCCGGGCACCGGCGGAACCATCGTTTTCACTACACTTGGCCGATCAAATTACGCTTGGGACATCTATACTCTTCCAACTTCCGACCCACCAAGTCCTTCCAATGAACTTCGGGTTACCGACGGCGAATCTGTCAACTTCAACGGCCACTTCCCGTCGACCTCACCGTCCTCTGTTCTCTCTCTGCTACATAACCGAAGCCTAATTCGAACCCCAGGTCCACAAGCTCCGCCGCCCCTCCAGCTCGTCTACGTGACGGAACGCAACGGGATGCCGAATATTTACTACGACGCGCTTTATTACGGTGCGCCGGGAAGTACTAGATCGAGATCGGCACTTGAAGTTCCCGTCCGGCTTCAGGCTCCGTTGTTGGGTTTAGAAGAAAGCAAGAATCGGGTTTCAATGAAAGATAGGCCGAGTTTGAGTGGTGAGAATTTGATTTACGTGTCAACTCATGAGGACCCAGGTGAACCCAGGACGAGTTGGGCTGCTGTGTACTCGACTCATTTAGGAACCGGGTTGACTCGACGACTCACTCCTTCCGGAATCGCCGACTTTAGCCCCGCCGTATCTCCGTCTGGGGTTTGGACAGCTGTGGCTTCGTATGGGAAAGAAGGGTGGGGTGGGGAAGTGGAAGAACTGAGTACTGATATTTATGTTTTCTTGACTCGTGATGGGACTCACCGAGTCAAGGTTGTTGAACACGGTGGGTGGCCGTGTTGGGTTGATGACTCAACTCTATACTTCCATAGGAGAAGTGAAGACCAGTGGATAAGCGTTTACAAAGCAACTTTCCCTAAAGACAAACCCGTTTCTACCGAGTTGGTGACGATTCAGCGAGTCACACCACCGGGTCTCCACGCTTTCACACCAGCTACATCCCCAGGTAACCATAAGTTCGTAGCAGTAGCTACAAGAAGACCCAATTCAAGTTTTCGCCACATAGAACTGTTTGACACTGTTAAAAACGAGTTTACTGAGCTAACTCGGCATGTTTCTCCTACAACCCATCACTTAAACCCGTTCATATCACCCGACTCAGCCCGAGTTGGGTACCATAAGTGTAGGGGAGAAAGTAATGGAGCAAAAGCTACTCAATTATTGCTTGAAAATGTTAAAAGCCCAGTGCCGAATCTCTCTCTTTTCAGAATGTACGGTTCATTCCCATCTTTCTCACCCGCGGGTGACCGAATAGCCTACGTGGATTTCCCCGGTGTTTATGTAGTGAACCGGGACGGTTCAAACCTGCGCCAGGTTTTCCACTTGAATGCTTTTGGAAGCGCTTGGGACCCGGTCCGAAAGGGAATTGTATACACAAGTGCTGGACCGGAGTTTTCAAGTGTGAGTACTGAAGTTGATATTGTATCCATCAACGTTGATGATGTTGAGCAATCAAATTATAGAAGGTTGACCATAGATGGTAAGAACAATGCATTTCCCTCGCCGTCACCCGACGGGAAACGGATCGTATTCAGGTCGGGTCGGTCGGGTCACAAGAACTTATATATAATGGATGCAATCGAAGGGGAGACGAGTTGGATTGAAAGACTAACAGATGGTCCGTGGACGGATACAATGTGTAATTGGTCACCAGATGGTGATTGGATTGCATTTTCTTCGGATCGACATGATCCAGGGTCAGGTAGTTTCGAGTTATATATGATTCACCCGAACGGTACCGGGTTAAGAAGGTTGCTTAGGAGCGGTTCATCCGGACGGGTCAACCACCCGTCATTTCGTCCGGATGGGAAGTTATTGGTATTCACTACGGATTACGGTGGAATATCAGCAGAGCCAATCTCAAACCCACATCACTACCAACCATATGGTGAGATATTCACGATGAAATTGGACGGTTCTGATTTGAAGAGGCTGACCCACAATTCTTATGAAGATGGGACCCCTACGTGGGCCCCATTGTACATCAATCCAGTTGACGTGGAATGGCCGAGGAAGGGCGAATGTGCATTTGAGGATTGTCATTGGCTGAATGAAATGCCAGGGCGTGGAATCAAGTTGGTCGGACCATGGGGGTTAGCCAAGCCCCAATGCGGTGTATTCTAA
- the LOC107910375 gene encoding SWI/SNF complex subunit SWI3C: MPASSSDGRGRWKRRKRERRLKHQVEEKDVVPEEDDEEENNDDLDNSGDDAAGVATDPSLPGSSESEVLSGGGFRISEFPPVVKRTVNRPHGSVMAIVASERAGLIGDGKGHQQVELAVLENVSHGQIQSVSMEAPVVDPEKYVITPPPIMEGRGVVKRFGSRVHVLPMHSEWFSPATVHRLERQVVPLFFSGKSPEHTPERYIECRNQIVVKYMDNPGKRITVSDCQGLVNGINNEDLTRIFRFLDHWGIINYCAAAPSHEPWKVGSYLREESNGEVHVPSAALKSIDSLIKFDKPKCRLKAADVYSPLSCNDNDVSDLDNRIRERLSENYCSSCSQPIPTSYYQSQKEVDTLLCSDCFHDGRFFSGHSSIDFVRVESKDYGDLDGESWSDQETLMLLEALEIYNENWNEIAEHVGTKSKAQCILHFLRLPMEEGLLEDMEVPGMPKSMIVSNGDGRGILHSNMNGSLTGPNLQDADSESRLPFANSGNPVMAMVAFLASAVGPRVAAACAHASLAALSEGENSATNGSVGQNEAEVHPLPPEKTKAAAKAGLAAAAMKAKLFADHEEREIQRLSANIINHQLKRMELKLKQFAEVETLLMKECDQVEKTRQRFAAERARIVSTRFSPVGVTSQMSLPGVASSMANNNISNNRQQVISTSPSHPQPSVSGYGGNQPVNPHVPFMQRQPMFPMGPRLPLTAMQASTSGSPNVMFNSPGNTQPTINHPLMRSASGTSSG; encoded by the exons ATGCCTGCTTCTTCTTCAG ATGGTCGAGGTAGATGGAAGCGGCGGAAGCGAGAGCGAAGATTGAAGCACCAGGTGGAAGAAAAGGATGTGGTTCCGGAGGAAGACGATGAAGAAGAGAACAACGATGACCTTGACAACTCCGGGGACGATGCCGCCGGTGTCGCCACGGATCCATCCTTACCGGGCTCCAGCGAGAGTGAGGTCCTGTCCGGCGGTGGATTTCGCATCTCAGAGTTCCCTCCCGTGGTGAAGAGAACCGTGAACCGTCCTCACGGTTCCGTAATGGCGATCGTGGCATCTGAACGGGCGGGTTTGATTGGGGATGGTAAGGGGCATCAGCAGGTTGAGCTGGCGGTTTTGGAGAATGTTTCGCACGGGCAGATACAGTCGGTTTCTATGGAAGCTCCCGTTGTTGATCCGGAGAAGTATGTGATCACCCCTCCTCCTATAATGGAGGGTCGTGGTGTTGTTAAGAGGTTTGGGAGTAGGGTTCATGTCCTGCCAATGCATTCAG AGTGGTTTTCACCAGCCACAGTGCATCGTCTAGAAAGACAAGTTGTGCCACTTTTCTTCTCTGGGAAATCACCTGAACACACGCCAGAAAGATATATTGAATGTAGAAACCAAATAGTTGTCAAATACATGGATAATCCTGGGAAGAGAATTACAGTTTCTGATTGTCAGGGGTTGGTAAATGGTATCAATAATGAGGATTTAACTCGGATTTTTCGGTTTCTTGATCACTGGGGAATCATCAATTATTGTGCAGCTGCACCAAGTCATGAGCCATGGAAAGTTGGATCCTACTTAAGGGAGGAATCAAATGGTGAGGTTCATGTGCCATCAGCTGCTTTAAAGTCTATTGATAGTTTGATCAAATTTGACAAGCCAAAATGTAGGCTTAAGGCAGCGGATGTTTATTCCCCATTGTCATGTAATGATAATGATGTCTCTGACTTGGACAACAGAATACGAGAGCGCTTATCTGAAAACTATTGTAGTTCTTGTTCTCAGCCTATTCCCACCTCATATTATCAGTCTCAAAAGGAG GTTGATACGCTACTTTGTTCTGATTGCTTCCATGATGGGAGATTTTTTTCTGGTCATTCAAGCATAGATTTTGTTAGGGTAGAGTCAAAAGATTATGGTGACCTAGATGGAGAAAGTTGGAGTGATCAGGAAACGCTAATGCTGCTTGAGGCATTGGAAATTTACAATGAGAACTGGAATGAAATAGCTGAGCATGTTGGTACTAAGTCAAAAGCACAATGCATACTTCATTTTTTACGTCTACCCATGGAGGAGGGTCTATTGGAAGATATGGAAGTCCCAGGCATGCCCAAATCAATGATTGTTTCAAATGGAGATGGCCGTGGAATATTGCACTCAAATATGAATGGGAGTCTAACAG GGCCCAACCTTCAAGATGCAGATTCCGAAAGCAGGCTTCCTTTTGCGAATTCTGGGAATCCAGTAATGGCTATG GTTGCTTTTCTGGCCTCTGCTGTTGGACCCAGAGTTGCTGCAGCTTGTGCCCATGCATCATTGGCAGCTTTGTCTGAAGGTGAAAACTCAGCAACAAATGGATCTGTTGGTCAAAACGAGGCGGAGGTTCATCCACTACCTCCAGAAAAAACTAAAGCTGCTGCCAAAGCTGGTCTTGCTGCAGCAGCTATGAAGGCGAAACTATTTGCAGATCATGAGGAACGAGAAATTCAAAGACTGTCAGCTAATATCATAAACCATcag TTGAAGAGAATGGAGCTGAAGCTGAAGCAGTTTGCAGAAGTAGAAACCTTACTCATGAAAGAATGTGACCAAGTGGAGAAAACAAGGCAAAGGTTTGCTGCAGAGAGGGCCCGCATTGTATCAACTAGATTCAGTCCTGTTGGTGTCACATCACAAATGAGTCTTCCTGGTGTTGCTTCTTCCATGGCTAACAATAACATCAGCAACAACAGGCAACAGGTAATTTCAACCTCGCCTTCACACCCACAACCAAGTGTTTCTGGATATGGCGGCAACCAACCAGTAAATCCCCATGTGCCATTCATGCAACGTCAACCAATGTTTCCGATGGGCCCAAGGTTGCCCCTTACAGCCATGCAGGCATCCACTTCAGGGTCTCCAAATGTCATGTTCAACTCCCCGGGGAATACACAACCCACTATTAACCATCCATTAATGAGGTCAGCATCCGGGACTAGCTCTGGTTAA